A portion of the bacterium genome contains these proteins:
- a CDS encoding zinc-binding dehydrogenase has protein sequence MEAAIFRQPYQPLSIEDVPVPLIASDQVLIKVIACGVCHTDLHYIDHGVKTFKEPPLILGHECSGIIEKVGTSVTNWKEGDRVLLPAVVSCGVCRMCRLGRENICEQMKMFGNHVNGAFAEYIAAPAKDIFSLPQQLPLAESCIIADALSTPYHAVKNRAQVGPGDRVVVFGCGGVGINVVQVAAAAGARVVAVDLKQEKLELAKKLGASETLNPSKCEFKKELKRVFEGGADIAFEAIGNPVTLEQAVESVRIGGRVCIIGYSDKPFVLNAARVMFRELEIFGSLGCRAVDYPAIIQLAAENKIKVLPVVTHSFHGRNQRRSGSASQW, from the coding sequence ATGGAAGCAGCAATATTTAGACAACCTTATCAACCATTGTCGATCGAAGATGTGCCTGTTCCATTAATTGCCTCTGATCAGGTTTTGATCAAGGTCATCGCGTGTGGCGTATGTCATACGGACCTTCATTACATTGATCATGGTGTAAAAACTTTCAAAGAACCTCCTTTGATTCTGGGCCATGAATGCTCGGGAATCATCGAAAAAGTCGGAACATCCGTGACAAATTGGAAAGAGGGGGACAGAGTTTTGTTGCCTGCCGTGGTCTCTTGCGGCGTTTGCAGGATGTGCCGGCTCGGGCGCGAAAATATCTGCGAACAGATGAAAATGTTTGGGAACCATGTCAACGGAGCGTTTGCTGAATACATTGCCGCCCCCGCCAAAGATATCTTCTCGCTTCCGCAGCAGCTTCCCCTTGCGGAGTCCTGCATCATTGCCGATGCGTTATCAACTCCTTATCACGCCGTTAAGAACCGGGCGCAGGTAGGTCCGGGGGATCGTGTTGTCGTTTTTGGATGCGGTGGAGTTGGAATCAATGTTGTTCAGGTCGCAGCCGCCGCAGGAGCACGAGTTGTAGCCGTTGATTTGAAACAGGAAAAACTGGAGCTTGCGAAAAAATTAGGAGCCTCGGAAACGCTTAATCCGTCCAAGTGTGAATTCAAAAAGGAATTGAAAAGAGTGTTTGAAGGAGGCGCCGATATTGCGTTTGAAGCGATCGGTAATCCAGTGACTTTGGAACAGGCAGTCGAATCGGTACGAATCGGGGGGCGCGTTTGTATCATTGGTTACAGCGACAAGCCTTTCGTCTTAAATGCGGCGCGGGTGATGTTCCGCGAGCTGGAAATATTTGGTTCGCTGGGTTGCCGTGCGGTGGATTATCCGGCAATCATTCAACTTGCAGCTGAGAATAAAATCAAAGTACTACCAGTGGTCACTCACAGTTTCCATGGAAGAAATCAACGACGCTCTGGATCTGCTTCGCAGTGGTGA
- a CDS encoding enoyl-CoA hydratase/isomerase family protein produces the protein MTDKQFLFVRLVCEPPGIATMILNRPPLNIFHLPMLQEMEEALQLVHSDSSYRVLLIRGEGKCFSAGMDVSDHLPDKVELMLRMMRQMLYQLVNLEIPTVSGLHGSAMGGGLEIAAMTDLTYAACGTKLGQPEIKLGVFPPVAVAHYSQFIGYKQTAELVFSGRTFTAEEGVNMGLINGVFPQDDFQKRIDTIVREIASYSRPVLIATKYALRKASGSIFLHALELAEKIYLEQLMTTSDALEGLNAFLEKRTPEWKHQ, from the coding sequence ATGACTGACAAGCAGTTTCTGTTTGTTCGACTGGTTTGCGAACCCCCTGGAATCGCTACAATGATTCTGAACCGCCCGCCGTTAAATATTTTTCATCTCCCCATGTTGCAAGAGATGGAGGAGGCATTACAACTGGTGCACTCCGACTCTTCGTACCGCGTTCTCTTGATTCGCGGAGAAGGAAAATGTTTTTCTGCCGGAATGGATGTTTCGGATCACCTTCCGGACAAAGTAGAGCTGATGCTTCGCATGATGCGACAGATGTTATATCAACTTGTCAATCTTGAAATTCCAACTGTGTCGGGTCTACACGGAAGCGCAATGGGTGGAGGCCTGGAGATTGCAGCCATGACCGATCTGACATATGCGGCATGCGGAACGAAGCTGGGGCAACCGGAAATCAAGTTGGGCGTTTTCCCACCTGTCGCAGTGGCACACTATTCACAGTTCATAGGATACAAGCAAACCGCTGAACTGGTATTTTCCGGTCGTACTTTCACCGCAGAGGAAGGTGTAAATATGGGTTTAATCAATGGAGTATTCCCGCAGGATGACTTTCAGAAACGGATCGACACAATAGTCCGAGAAATTGCGAGTTACAGTCGTCCCGTTTTAATCGCAACGAAATATGCGCTCCGAAAGGCATCCGGATCCATCTTTCTTCATGCGCTGGAGCTGGCTGAAAAGATTTATCTTGAGCAATTAATGACCACCAGCGATGCATTAGAAGGTTTAAACGCTTTTCTGGAGAAACGCACTCCGGAATGGAAACACCAATGA
- a CDS encoding amidohydrolase family protein has protein sequence MSRKAIDCMYYVATREFMEQWDRAKEGELVCRMEKAIGGLPRFESIDQMIARMDEASVEKVFITQCKMWSHWNKWMYMDTKLEDVLQYTEKYPGRFVGLAGYNPFRIKESLREIEVAVRQHNFKGVYVHIYGFDIPLNDRKMYPLYAKCVELGVPVSAQVGHVLEAMPSEGGRPIYLDSIACDFPELKILGAHTGWPWVDELISVCYKWENVWFGIDAWMPKYLSPAIIQFMSSRMGKDRTVWGTNGLPWKQSLDQLDELGLKEDVKQKILYENAEELFALKQETA, from the coding sequence ATGTCTAGAAAAGCAATTGATTGCATGTATTACGTGGCTACCCGTGAATTTATGGAACAGTGGGATCGCGCAAAAGAAGGAGAGCTGGTTTGCCGAATGGAAAAAGCGATTGGTGGTCTTCCGCGCTTCGAATCCATCGATCAAATGATTGCTCGAATGGATGAAGCCAGCGTAGAGAAGGTGTTCATCACGCAGTGCAAGATGTGGTCTCACTGGAACAAGTGGATGTATATGGATACGAAATTGGAAGATGTCCTGCAATACACTGAAAAATATCCAGGCCGTTTTGTGGGACTTGCCGGCTACAATCCATTTCGGATTAAAGAAAGTCTTCGGGAGATCGAAGTTGCAGTGCGACAACACAACTTCAAAGGAGTTTATGTCCATATTTACGGTTTTGATATTCCTCTGAATGATCGAAAAATGTATCCACTTTACGCAAAATGTGTTGAGCTCGGTGTGCCGGTTTCAGCTCAGGTGGGACATGTGCTGGAGGCAATGCCGAGTGAAGGGGGCCGGCCGATCTATCTGGATTCGATCGCCTGCGATTTTCCTGAGCTGAAAATTCTTGGCGCACATACAGGATGGCCCTGGGTAGATGAGCTCATTTCCGTTTGTTACAAATGGGAGAATGTATGGTTCGGCATAGATGCGTGGATGCCGAAATATCTTTCTCCTGCAATCATCCAATTCATGAGTAGTCGCATGGGAAAGGACCGCACTGTGTGGGGAACAAACGGTCTGCCATGGAAACAAAGTCTCGATCAATTGGATGAGCTTGGTCTCAAGGAGGACGTGAAACAAAAAATCCTGTATGAAAATGCGGAAGAACTCTTCGCCCTCAAGCAGGAGACAGCATGA
- a CDS encoding acyl-CoA dehydratase activase → MEKVIAGIDIGSGQTKAVLLNNNRHLKARFCTKTTANFASVAKLALDSALAQAQLSLHAVEYVATTGLGRYSVSFRDIQITEITCAARGAYELFPAASCVLDMGSQSTRAISLKNGGKVKQFRSNDRCAAGSGGFLEKAAKYLQISLVDIGRLSLHATQPQAISSVCAVLGESEIINHVSNGASIEDILRGIHDSLADRAVSLLKRVGLEGRVVVAGGVARQAGMIRALEEKLETSVYACPRSEYLCAFGAALLGLHRLNKRRNGTYAA, encoded by the coding sequence ATGGAAAAAGTAATCGCAGGCATCGACATAGGTTCCGGGCAAACGAAAGCTGTGCTGTTGAACAACAACAGACACCTGAAAGCGCGATTCTGCACGAAAACCACAGCAAATTTTGCATCCGTTGCAAAACTTGCTCTCGATTCCGCGCTCGCTCAAGCCCAACTATCTTTACATGCAGTTGAATATGTAGCAACCACCGGTCTCGGCCGGTATAGCGTGTCGTTTCGGGATATTCAGATTACAGAAATTACTTGTGCGGCGCGAGGAGCATACGAACTTTTTCCGGCTGCCTCGTGTGTTCTGGACATGGGTAGCCAGAGTACTCGTGCAATCAGTTTGAAGAACGGTGGAAAGGTCAAACAATTCCGCTCGAATGACAGGTGTGCTGCAGGCTCAGGCGGTTTTTTGGAAAAAGCAGCCAAGTATTTGCAAATATCGCTGGTAGACATAGGCAGACTTTCACTGCATGCGACTCAACCGCAAGCGATCAGCTCCGTGTGTGCGGTTCTGGGCGAATCGGAAATCATCAATCACGTGAGCAATGGAGCCAGCATCGAAGACATTCTCCGCGGGATTCATGATTCGTTGGCTGACCGCGCTGTGAGTTTGCTTAAACGAGTCGGTCTGGAAGGACGAGTCGTTGTAGCCGGAGGTGTTGCGCGTCAGGCAGGAATGATCCGGGCTCTGGAAGAAAAGCTGGAAACCAGTGTCTACGCATGCCCGCGTAGTGAGTATTTGTGCGCGTTTGGAGCAGCTTTGCTCGGATTACATCGTCTGAATAAGCGCCGAAATGGAACATACGCAGCGTGA
- a CDS encoding acyl-CoA dehydratase activase gives MMLYAGGVDVGSTQTKAIILDQARNLASSVLISTGAYVTVAAQNAFEQALQNSGLKRNEISYIIGTGYGRYKVTFGDSQITEISCHARGAHFLFPSTRTVIDMGGQDTKAIKIGPDGNVLDFAMNDKCAAGTGRFLAAAAEVMGLPLDVIGDISLRAKTSVRLSSVCAVFVESDIMSYLAQNKSIEDILGGVHSAIAARTMSLVRRVGVEKDIAFTGGVSRNCGMIHAMQMKLGLPLKVSEQSHFAGAIGAALFAMERAERLSFEGQPASLD, from the coding sequence ATGATGCTCTATGCCGGCGGTGTCGATGTTGGATCTACGCAAACAAAAGCGATTATCCTGGACCAGGCCCGCAATCTGGCTTCTTCGGTTCTCATTTCAACCGGCGCCTACGTCACCGTCGCCGCTCAAAATGCATTTGAACAGGCCTTGCAAAATTCCGGACTCAAACGAAATGAAATCTCTTACATCATCGGTACCGGTTATGGCCGGTACAAAGTAACTTTTGGGGATTCACAGATCACTGAAATCAGTTGTCATGCACGCGGCGCCCATTTTTTGTTCCCTTCCACCAGAACAGTCATTGATATGGGCGGGCAAGATACGAAGGCCATTAAGATCGGGCCGGATGGGAACGTTCTCGATTTTGCAATGAACGATAAATGCGCAGCGGGAACGGGTCGATTTTTGGCTGCCGCCGCAGAAGTGATGGGACTTCCGCTGGATGTGATCGGAGATATCTCGCTGCGCGCAAAAACTTCAGTCCGGCTTAGCTCTGTATGTGCCGTCTTCGTTGAGTCCGATATCATGTCCTACCTTGCCCAAAATAAATCGATAGAAGACATACTCGGCGGAGTGCACAGCGCAATCGCAGCCAGGACGATGTCTTTGGTCCGGAGAGTAGGGGTTGAAAAAGACATAGCATTTACCGGCGGCGTTTCCAGGAACTGCGGAATGATTCATGCAATGCAGATGAAATTAGGACTTCCATTGAAAGTCAGCGAACAATCTCATTTTGCAGGCGCTATTGGAGCCGCTCTTTTTGCGATGGAACGAGCCGAAAGATTGAGCTTTGAAGGACAACCGGCATCGCTAGATTAA
- a CDS encoding 2-hydroxyacyl-CoA dehydratase family protein, translating to MQQQNERQTYQGLMHRVQKKLMVRWYNELDAATETGHPAVYLMVSGNCVELLRAFDVLPVYPEINALQLAIRNKSLPALLKSEELGYATDNCGYVKADIGANSLGDKATLGTRLPKPALILCNYVGCNTYVKWFEHLAALTGAPLYVLDIPFMRQETASPEDVQYVVRQLEEIIKLLEKITGKKLDIENLKEHLKRARTAEDLWCEVRNFSKHRPAPYDAYFDNTTMMGPLYVYRGMQECIDFFEVAKKEFQERARQGLGAVSPEKFRIVVEGPPPYPYFRKFRDMLAHWGACAVASTYSTVGGIWEFGFRHDSNNPLYSIAEHMISQNLANRSFLQRYEQIDRYIEEYSADALLIHSVKSCRLFSAGQGDMREYFFRQREVPTLFVESDLEDPRYFSAAQMQNRIDAFFESLEHQKLYKSHPTLSSGGPR from the coding sequence ATGCAGCAACAAAACGAGAGACAAACCTATCAGGGACTGATGCACAGGGTGCAAAAAAAGTTAATGGTCCGATGGTACAACGAACTGGATGCAGCAACAGAAACGGGGCACCCGGCAGTCTACCTCATGGTTTCCGGGAATTGCGTTGAATTGCTTCGAGCCTTTGATGTCCTTCCCGTTTATCCGGAAATTAATGCGCTACAACTTGCCATCCGGAATAAGTCCTTACCTGCTCTCTTAAAATCGGAAGAGCTGGGCTATGCCACCGACAATTGTGGATACGTCAAAGCGGACATCGGCGCAAATTCTCTGGGGGATAAAGCGACACTCGGGACGCGGCTTCCAAAGCCGGCACTGATTCTTTGTAACTATGTTGGCTGCAACACCTATGTGAAGTGGTTCGAACATCTTGCGGCACTGACCGGAGCGCCACTTTACGTTCTTGATATCCCTTTCATGCGTCAGGAGACGGCATCGCCTGAAGACGTGCAATACGTCGTTCGCCAGCTGGAAGAGATCATTAAACTGCTGGAGAAAATCACAGGAAAAAAACTGGATATTGAAAATCTTAAGGAGCATCTGAAACGCGCCAGAACCGCCGAAGATTTGTGGTGTGAGGTGAGAAATTTTTCAAAACACCGGCCGGCTCCTTATGACGCTTATTTTGATAACACAACCATGATGGGACCGCTCTATGTTTATCGTGGAATGCAGGAGTGCATCGATTTTTTTGAAGTGGCCAAAAAGGAATTTCAAGAACGGGCACGGCAGGGTCTTGGCGCGGTTTCACCCGAGAAATTTCGAATTGTTGTGGAAGGACCGCCGCCTTATCCGTATTTTCGAAAATTCCGGGACATGCTTGCCCATTGGGGCGCCTGCGCGGTGGCATCCACCTATTCAACGGTCGGTGGAATCTGGGAATTCGGGTTCCGGCACGATTCAAACAATCCACTTTACAGCATTGCCGAGCATATGATTTCGCAAAATCTCGCAAACCGGAGTTTCCTGCAGAGGTATGAACAGATCGATCGTTATATCGAAGAATATTCTGCGGACGCTCTGCTGATTCATTCGGTGAAGAGCTGCCGGTTATTTTCAGCGGGACAAGGGGACATGCGCGAGTATTTTTTCCGCCAGCGGGAAGTTCCAACACTGTTTGTGGAATCGGATCTGGAGGACCCGCGTTATTTCTCAGCGGCGCAAATGCAGAACCGGATCGATGCATTTTTCGAATCTCTGGAGCATCAAAAACTGTATAAAAGCCATCCAACGCTTTCTTCAGGAGGACCACGATGA